GCGTTGCTCATCCCGTGACCCGATCTCTCGCTCATATGTTCCAACATTGCTTCATTGTATACCCCGGGCCCGAGCGCGATCAAGTCGCGCCCCCCGTCCCGACCCGAGGCGAGGGGCGCGAGGGGCCTGGAGCTTCGCTCAGCTCCACGCACTAGCCCCCGTGCGCCGCATCGCCAAAGGCTCAGAAGCCCAGCTTCGCACCGGCCCCCAGCAAGGTCGCCAGCCCAAGCAGCGCGAAGAGCCCTGCGGCCATCGAATGCACCAGCTTCATGGGGATCTTCGCAGCCAGCTTCTCGCCCACGAACACCGCCGGCACATTCGCGACCATCATGCCGAGCGTCGTGCCGACCACGACCCACACCGGATTCGCGTAGCGGGCGGCCATCGCGACGGTGGCGAACTGCGTCTTATCGCCCATCTCAGCCAGGAAGAAGGTGAGCACGGTCGCGCCGAAGATGCCGAAGCGCTTGGCGACCTTGGCCTCCTCCTCCTCGATCTGGTCGGGGATCAGGGTCCAGACGGCCATGCCGATGAAGGAGAGCCCCAGCACCCAACGCAGGACCTGAGGGCTGATCATCGTCGTGATCCAAGCCCCCACGGCGCCTGCGAGCGCGTGGTTCAGTAGGGTGGCGACCAGAATACCAAGGATGATGGGAAGGGGCTTCTTGAAGCGCGCGGCGAGCATGAAGGCGAGGAGCTGGGTCTTGTCCCCGATTTCAGCGAGCGCGACCACTCCGGTCGAGACGAGGAGCGATTCCATCGATGTACCACTTTCGTTCCACGGCCGGGCGAGAGACGAACGACCACGACGCACACCCGGCCTTGCGGATGCGTCGTGGTCAAAGGTCTTGCCAAGCACGGGAACCGCTTACGCCACGACCGATGGTCAAGTGTGTTGACGTAAGCCTCTTCTTTAGGCGAAGAGCGGCTACTCCCCAATGACCTCCCCACTCTAAGCGATCGCGCCCGAAGGCGCAATCGCGCCGCCCAGGGCCTCGTCACATGTTGACGGGCTGCTGGCGGATGATCCGCTCGACCAAGAGCGGGATGCTGCTGGGCTTGGCGCGGGCCGCCAAGAGATCGAGCACCGCCCCTTCGAGCTCGCGGCAGCGCGCCTCCCAGAGGCTCAGCTGAGTGCCGTGCCGGCGATCGAAGTCGCAACCGCGGGGC
Above is a window of bacterium DNA encoding:
- a CDS encoding TMEM165/GDT1 family protein translates to MESLLVSTGVVALAEIGDKTQLLAFMLAARFKKPLPIILGILVATLLNHALAGAVGAWITTMISPQVLRWVLGLSFIGMAVWTLIPDQIEEEEAKVAKRFGIFGATVLTFFLAEMGDKTQFATVAMAARYANPVWVVVGTTLGMMVANVPAVFVGEKLAAKIPMKLVHSMAAGLFALLGLATLLGAGAKLGF